In Bombina bombina isolate aBomBom1 chromosome 6, aBomBom1.pri, whole genome shotgun sequence, a single genomic region encodes these proteins:
- the LOC128663420 gene encoding olfactory receptor 5A2-like — protein sequence MRNHSSVDEFILLGLSSHPKMQIVLFVLFLSCYVISLMGNIIIVLISKMDSRLHTPMYFFLSNLSFLDIWYTSSIVPKMLVNFLSVKKSISFVGCITQMCIHLSLGGTECYLLLVMAYDRYAAICSPLHYTSIMHPTLCIKMATGSWFGGLMNSLIHTLFALRLPFCGPNVINHFFCEVPSVLELSCMDVSLNKTVIFFCAILVVMIPFFLILITYVHIIVNILKISSSVGRRKAFSTCASHITVVTLFYGTIIFMYMRPGASHVLNQDKMATLFYSVVTPMLNPLIYTLRNKDVKVALKEIRKK from the coding sequence ATGAGAAACCATAGttcagtggatgaatttatcctttTGGGTCTCTCCAGCCATCCCAAGATGCAGATTGTACTGTttgtgttatttctttcatgttacGTCATATCCTTAATGGGTAACATCATCATTGTTTTAATCAGCAAGATGGATTCTCGGCTTCACACCCCAATGTATTTCTTCTTGAGCAATTTGTCCTTTTTAGACATCTGGTACACATCAAGCATTGTCCCCAAAATGCTGGTTAACTTCTTGTCTGTGAAGAAAAGCATTTCCTTTGTGGGGTGTATAACACAAATGTGTATCCATCTCTCCTTGGGGGGCACAGAGTGTTATCTACTGTTGGTCATGGCTTATGACCGGTATGCAGCAATATGTAGCCCATTACACTACACCAGTATAATGCATCCCACTCTCTGCATTAAGATGGCGACTGGATCATGGTTTGGAGGTCTTATGAACTCATTAATACACACACTGTTTGCATTAAGATTGCCTTTCTGTGGTCCTAATGTAATCAACCATTTTTTCTGTGAGGTGCCTTCTGTTCTTGAATTGTCTTGCATGGATGTGTCCCTTAATAAGACTGTTATTTTCTTTTGTGCTATTTTGGTTGTTATGATTCCATTCTTCCTAATCCTCATTACATATGTGcatattattgtaaatattttaaagataAGCTCTTCTGTTGGAAGGAGGAAGGCTTTCTCTACCTGTGCTTCCCATATCACTGTGGTTACTTTGTTTTATGGGACCATCATATTTATGTACATGAGACCTGGAGCAAGTCATGTTCTAAATCAGGACAAAATGGCAACTTTGTTCTATAGTGTTGTGACCCCAATGCTCAATCCTCTTATTTACACATTGAGAAACAAAGATGTGAAAGTTGCTCTTAAGGAAATTCGAAAAAAGTAA